In Betta splendens chromosome 22, fBetSpl5.4, whole genome shotgun sequence, the following proteins share a genomic window:
- the ppp2r3a gene encoding LOW QUALITY PROTEIN: serine/threonine-protein phosphatase 2A regulatory subunit B'' subunit alpha (The sequence of the model RefSeq protein was modified relative to this genomic sequence to represent the inferred CDS: inserted 1 base in 1 codon), which yields MAAAYRVVVSSVSCYNSVVVDRRSHSHAVHYCSGPCGALSQGLDCTVAHRGTCSELLVAPDPAYADANGSPVHSRSTATQQLPGHGKMIISVDAAYNGGLERAGSSGNLSLGEDSPTWRSKKTPSCGGSTGNLSSSGSLKDITEEAINLASGKLKEFSFDKLRISSTSHVTFRKGRKVRPDSFSRRSTDLEIIYGNFSSSVAANGATHGGTSGAANGAATPNDENTPPFLLGKGMGLEEAKHKSNSSSLSTITKVSTGSASSLSSVGSLDQSLNTVASLYRSTLGEENLIARLLEKTRAEGAGGAGGEDIRACLDILLKCSEDLKKCTDIIKQCIRRKAGGEPEDGGASPDSMYRAVMSRLSSYLKRLPLELEGIGGLGGTSAGSGHSDLAELVNTLHSIQQGPYSPIFGNEQPPRYEDVVQSPPIPKTVPTSTSSSASFTLKVDSTHTKPVHSSTTSALTNGLQHPHPSSAQHTLSPPSATCSLSSSPSSPLRTSPVSPHAHTPPASPMEALYIEEEEADVSKIPDLISQQTPHTHARGVNSIHNKNGTDFSQHMHLSQSHTVHNSSNSWPSSSSLTVTAPKAASHRNDDIDKLLMDLENLSHSMSHPRNAEPPLPAKTRKRDGGQMMASTGALAQPKMTPLQVQQPAGHLATNGPSSRPASSSAPPHGEGREAVVGEEEDGALLLRILESIESFAQELVDSGAGSTGSAERNSGKEREVMRLLQDTLATTARADESTESTHAPDPAAPSTPPQAVPAIPSKHPLEKAPSPEDVCSSAPELAPKPTVEAPKPPPTLVPEATTEAADDEVGEILAGDVPAPAGVHSSSQSVNAPAAVATKDAAVAGGDLGSGLLIQQTPEVIRVQSKPDKKPGTPPPAPAPDXSPPPTPASPSPSPPPAPAIVTPPPPAINIPRFYYPRGLPALGPAGGHDAAIAAVEAAFAEFEEEKADIYEMGKIAKACGCPLYWKSPMFHAAGGDRTGFVSVHSFVATWRKLLHSCHDDASRFIYLLAKPGCNFLEQEDFIPLLQDIVDTHPGLTFLKDAPEFHSRYITTVIQRVFYVVNRSWTGRVTMMELRRSNFLQTLALLEEEDDINQITDYFSYEHFYVIYCKFWELDTDHDLYIDPKDLARYNDHASSNRIIDRLFSGAVTRGNAVQREGRMSYAEFVWFLISEEDKKNPTSIEYWFRCMDVDGDGVLSMFELEYFYEEQCERMERMGIEPLPFQDLLCQMLDLVKPDSSGKITLSDLKRCRMAHIFFDTFFNLEKYLDHEQRDPFAVQKDIDSEGPEPSDWDKYASEEYEILVAEETANEQLHEGSFDDDYESEELQVPGEIGNKIDKLVISDLSA from the exons ATGGCAGCAGCCTATCGCGTGGTGGTGAGCAGCGTGAGCTGCTACAACAGCGTGGTGGTGGACCGGCGCTCCCACTCCCACGCGGTGCACTACTGCTCCGGGCCATGTGGGGCGCTGTCCCAGGGACTGGACTGTACTGTTGCGCACCGCGGCACCTGCTCCGAGCTGCTGGTCGCCCCCGACCCGGCGTACGCCGACGCCAACGGTTCACCCGTGCACTCCCGTAGCACGGCCACTCAGCAGCTTCCCGGCCATGGGAAAATGATCATCTCTGTGGATGCGGCCTATAACGGTGGCCTGGAGAGGGCCGGCAGCAGTGGTAATTTGTCTCTGGGGGAAGACAGTCCCACGTGGCGCAGTAAAAAGACCCCAAGTTGCGGCGGGTCGACTGGGAACCTGAGCTCGTCTGGCTCTCTGAAGGACATTACCGAGGAGGCCATAAATCTGGCCAGTGGGAAGCTGAAAGAGTTCTCCTTCGATAAGCTCCGCATCTCCTCTACCAGCCACGTCACCTTCCGGAAGGGTCGCAAGGTCCGCCCCGACTCCTTCAGCCGTCGCTCCACTGACCTGGAGATCATTTACGGCAACTTCAGCTCCAGCGTCGCCGCTAACGGAGCGACTCATGGCGGGACGAGCGGCGCGGCTAACGGCGCGGCGACGCCTAATGACGAGAACACGCCGCCGTTTCTGCTCGGCAAAGGCATGGGGCTGGAGGAGGCGAAGCACAAGTCCAACTCCAGCAGCTTGTCAACCATCACCAAAGTGAGCACCGGCTCCGCAAGCAGCCTGTCGAGTGTCGGGTCACTAGACCAAAGTCTAAACACAGTGGCCTCCTTGTACCGCAGCACCCTGGGAGAAGAGAACCTGATAGCCCGTCTTCTAGAGAAGACTCGGGCCGAGGGCGCCGGGGGTGCAGGTGGGGAGGACATCCGTGCCTGCCTTGATATCCTGCTTAAATGTTCGGAAGACCTTAAGAAATGCACCGACATTATCAAGCAGTGCATCAGACGCAAAGCTGGCGGCGAACCGGAGGACGGGGGAGCAAGTCCCGACAGCATGTATCGGGCGGTGATGTCCCGGCTCAGCTCGTATCTGAAGAGGCTGccgctggagctggagggcaTCGGAGGTTTGGGTGGGACCTCAGCTGGGAGTGGGCACAGTGACCTGGCTGAGCTGGTGAACACCCTTCACTCCATCCAGCAAGGACCCTACTCTCCAATATTTGGCAATGAGCAGCCTCCACGCTACGAGGATGTGGTGCAATCGCCTCCCATCCCAAAGACTGTCCCCACCTCCACTTCATCGTCCGCCTCGTTCACTTTGAAAGTGGACTCTACCCACACCAAACCAGTCCACAGCTCCACAACCAGTGCTCTTACCAATGGGTTACAGCATCCGCACCCTTCTTCAGCTCAGCACACGCTCTCGCCCCCGTCTGCCACATGCTCTTTGTCCagttccccctcctcccctctgcgCACCTCACCGGTCTCccctcacgcacacactcctccaGCGTCCCCCATGGAGGCCCTCTACatcgaggaggaggaagcagatgtAAGCAAGATACCGGATCTGATCTCACAGCAGACGCCGCACACTCACGCAAGAGGAGTGAACTCTATTCATAACAAAAACGGGACTGACTTCAGTCAGCACATGCATCTATCCCAGTCACACACAGTCCATAACTCTTCAAATAGTtggccctcctcttcctcactgacCGTCACGGCCCCCAAAGCTGCGTCTCACAGGAATGACGATATTGACAAGCTGCTGATGGACTTGGAAAACCTCTCCCACAGTATGAGCCACCCCAGAAACGCCGAACCTCCTCTTCCAGCTAAGACCAGAAAGAGAGACGGGGGCCAGATGATGGCCTCCACTGGTGCCCTTGCTCAACCCAAAATGACTCCGCTGCAAGTCCAGCAGCCGGCCGGACACTTGGCCACAAACGGCCCCAGCTCCAGACCCGCCTCGAGCAGCGCTCCTCCTCATGGAGAGGGCAGAGAAGCTGTGgtaggagaggaggaggacggggcctTGCTGCTGAGGATCCTGGAGAGCATTGAAAGCTTTGCCCAGGAGCTGGTGGATTCTGGAGCCGGGAGCACAGGGAGCGCGGAAAGGAACAgtgggaaagagagggaggtgaTGAGACTCCTGCAAGATACGCTGGCTACTACCGCCAGGGCTGACGAGTCTACGGAGAGCACACACGCACCTGATCCCGCTGCTCCATCCACGCCCCCACAAGCAGTCCCAGCTATTCCATCAAAGCACCCCCTGGAAAAAGCACCGTCACCTGAAGATGTCTGCAGTTCTGCACCTGAACTTGCACCGAAGCCCACAGTCGAAGCCCCCAAACCGCCGCCTACACTCGTCCCCGAGGCCACGACTGAGGCCGCGGATGACGAAGTCGGAGAAATCCTCGCTGGCGACGTCCCTGCTCCAGCTGGCGTGCATTCCTCCTCGcagtcagtgaacgcaccgGCTGCCGTGGCCACGAAGGACGCTGCCGTCGCCGGTGGTGACCTCGGCTCAGGCCTCCTCATCCAGCAGACCCCAGAGGTGATCAGA gtCCAGTCCAAACCAGACAAGAAACCTGGCACACCTCCTCCGGCCCCTGCCCCAG ATAGCCCCCCGCCCACCCCGGCATCGCCCTCCCCCAGCCCTCCCCCAGCGCCGGCGATcgtcacccctcctccccctgctaTCAACATTCCCCGGTTCTACTACCCCCGCGGGCTGCCCGCCCTGGGCCCGGCCGGCGGCCACGATGCGGCCATCGCCGCCGTCGAGGCGGCCTTCGCTGAGTtcgaggaggagaaggcggaCATCTACGAAATGGGCAAAATCGCAAAG GCGTGCGGTTGTCCGCTTTACTGGAAGTCCCCCATGTTCCACGCAGCAGGCGGCGACAGGACGGGCTTCGTGTCCGTGCACTCCTTCGTCGCAACCTGGAGGAA GTTGCTGCATAGTTGCCATGACGACGCCTCcaggttcatttacctgctggcCAAACCAGGCTGTAACttcctggagcaggaggacttCATTCCTCTGCTGCAG GACATAGTGGATACTCACCCCGGGCTCACTTTCCTGAAGGATGCGCCTGAATTCCATTCCCGCTACATAACAACG GTGATCCAGCGGGTGTTCTACGTGGTGAACCGTTCATGGACCGGTCGCGTCACCATGATGGAGCTGCGGAGGAGCAACTTCCTGCAGACGCTGGcgctcctggaggaggaggacgacatcAACCAGATCACAGACTACTTCTCCTACGAGCATTTCTACGTCATCTACTGCAAGTTCTGGGAGCTGGACACGGACCATGACTTGTACATTGATCCCAAAGACTTGGCGAGATACAACGACCACG cgTCATCAAACCGAATAATCGATAGACTGTTTTCAGGGGCTGTTACACG GGGTAACGCTGTGCAGAGAGAAGGCAGGATGAGCTACGCTGAGTTTGTCTGGTTCCTCATATCTGAGGAGGATAAGAAGAATCCCACCAG TATTGAGTACTGGTTCCGGTGCATGGACGTGGACGGCGACGGCGTCCTGTCCATGTTTGAGCTGGAGTACTTCTATGAAGAGCAGTGTGAGCGGATGGAGAGGATGGGCATCGAACCCCTGCCCTTCCAGGACCTGCTCTGCCAGATGCTTGACCTGGTAAAACCTGACAGCTCAG GTAAAATAACCCTGAGCGATCTGAAGCGCTGCCGGATGGCTCACATATTCTTTGACACCTTCTTCAACCTGGAAAAATACCTGGACCATGAACAGAGAGACCCGTTTGCTGTGCAAAAG GACATTGATAGTGAAGGTCCAGAGCCGTCTGACTGGGATAAATACGCCTCAGAGGAGTATGAGATACTGGTGGCAGAGGAGACTGCAAATGAGCAGCTACACGAGgg GTCGTTTGACGATGACTATGAATCGGAGGAGCTTCAAGTCCCTGGAGAAATTGGGAATAAGATAGACAAACTAGTAATATCAGACCTGTCAGCGTAA